From the genome of Spirosomataceae bacterium TFI 002, one region includes:
- a CDS encoding Stress responsive A/B Barrel Domain — translation MKNILLITLAIFAFTSCQQAEKAAEIELTETTMEETMPTKQLRHVVLFKFKDESTPEDVSRIEDAFLNLPNEIPQIQSIEWGTNNSPEGLNQGLTHCFFLTFASEEDRDIYLPHPAHKAFGEMLGGHLDKVTVVDYWVK, via the coding sequence ATGAAAAACATACTCCTTATTACACTAGCTATTTTTGCTTTTACCTCTTGTCAGCAAGCCGAAAAGGCTGCGGAAATTGAATTAACAGAAACAACAATGGAAGAAACAATGCCAACCAAGCAATTGAGACATGTAGTACTTTTTAAATTTAAGGACGAAAGTACGCCAGAAGATGTAAGTAGAATTGAAGACGCATTTTTAAACCTTCCTAATGAGATTCCACAAATTCAAAGTATTGAATGGGGAACCAATAATAGTCCAGAGGGTCTGAATCAAGGACTCACTCATTGTTTCTTTCTTACTTTCGCAAGTGAAGAAGATCGCGATATATATTTACCTCACCCAGCTCACAAAGCCTTCGGTGAAATGCTAGGTGGGCATTTAGATAAAGTAACCGTAGTAGACTACTGGGTTAAATAA
- a CDS encoding tryptophan synthase, beta chain gives MLKVENSQFGVDERGYYGKFGGAYIPEMLFPNIEELRNNYLDIIYKPSFQAKFHQLLQDYVGRPTPLFFADRLSEKYNTKVYLKREDLCHTGAHKVNNTIGQILLAQELGKNKIVAETGAGQHGVATATVCALMGLECIVYMGEVDIERQAPNVARMKMLGAEVRPAKSGSRTLKDATNEAMRHWINNPVDTHYIIGSVVGPHPYPDMVARFQSVISEEAKKQLFSQTGSELPDYVIACVGGGSNAAGTYFHFLDDPSVKIIAAEAAGHGVDSGKSAATTFLGKPGVLHGSKSLLMQTTDGQVVEPHSISAGLDYPGIGPLHAHLWESGRATFYAISDDESIQAGFQLAKLEGIIPAIESSHALAVLDYLKASPSETVLIGLSGRGDKDLSTYMKYL, from the coding sequence ATGTTAAAAGTTGAAAATTCACAATTCGGCGTAGACGAAAGAGGATATTACGGAAAGTTTGGAGGTGCATATATACCAGAGATGCTATTTCCCAATATTGAGGAGTTGAGAAACAATTACCTTGACATTATATACAAGCCTTCTTTTCAAGCGAAGTTCCATCAATTACTTCAAGATTATGTAGGAAGACCTACTCCGCTATTTTTTGCAGATCGTTTGTCAGAGAAATACAATACGAAGGTATATCTTAAGCGTGAGGACTTATGTCATACAGGTGCTCATAAGGTTAACAATACAATCGGGCAAATTCTATTGGCACAAGAACTTGGTAAAAATAAAATCGTTGCCGAGACAGGGGCGGGTCAGCATGGCGTTGCAACTGCAACAGTTTGTGCCCTAATGGGTTTGGAGTGTATTGTATACATGGGTGAAGTTGATATAGAACGCCAAGCACCCAATGTTGCTCGCATGAAAATGTTAGGAGCAGAGGTAAGGCCGGCAAAAAGTGGTTCACGAACATTAAAGGATGCTACTAACGAGGCAATGCGTCATTGGATTAATAATCCTGTGGACACTCATTATATAATTGGTAGCGTTGTGGGACCTCATCCATACCCTGATATGGTAGCACGTTTTCAGTCTGTCATTTCTGAAGAAGCTAAAAAGCAGCTATTCTCTCAAACGGGAAGCGAGCTTCCAGACTATGTCATTGCTTGTGTAGGAGGGGGGTCAAATGCAGCTGGAACATATTTTCATTTCCTAGATGATCCATCCGTGAAGATAATTGCTGCCGAAGCAGCTGGTCATGGTGTAGATTCGGGAAAATCCGCAGCAACCACCTTTTTAGGAAAGCCAGGAGTACTACATGGAAGCAAAAGTCTATTAATGCAAACAACCGATGGGCAGGTTGTAGAACCTCATTCCATTTCTGCTGGATTAGATTATCCAGGGATCGGGCCTTTGCATGCTCATTTATGGGAATCGGGAAGAGCAACCTTTTATGCAATCTCAGATGATGAATCCATTCAAGCAGGTTTCCAACTTGCAAAATTAGAAGGAATTATTCCAGCTATAGAGTCAAGTCATGCTTTAGCTGTATTAGACTACCTAAAAGCATCTCCTTCTGAAACCGTATTAATAGGACTGTCGGGAAGAGGTGATAAAGACCTGTCAACGTACATGAAATATCTTTAG
- a CDS encoding tryptophan synthase, alpha chain, producing MNRIDQLFARKQERVLNIYFTAGFPKLNSTLSVLQAVQDGGADIAEIGMPYSDPIADGETIQQSNNIALNNGMSLAKLFEQLAPMRQNITIPVILMGYINPVLQFGVEAFCKKCHEVGVDGLILPDLPMQEYLDEYKETFDKYGLHNIFLITPQTIPDRVQHIDKNSAGFIYMVSSASITGSTSGITPQMEDYFNRINAMGLKNPRLIGFGISDSETFTTASKHGQGAIIGSAFIRAIENQEDPEASAKQFIRTVLS from the coding sequence ATGAACAGAATTGACCAATTATTCGCTCGAAAGCAGGAGCGTGTCCTTAATATTTACTTTACAGCGGGTTTTCCAAAACTCAATAGCACGTTGTCCGTCCTTCAGGCAGTTCAGGATGGCGGAGCAGATATTGCCGAAATAGGAATGCCATACTCAGATCCAATAGCAGATGGCGAAACAATTCAGCAATCCAATAATATAGCACTCAATAATGGGATGAGTCTTGCTAAGCTCTTTGAGCAGCTAGCACCCATGAGGCAAAATATTACAATCCCCGTCATTCTTATGGGGTACATAAATCCTGTATTACAGTTTGGGGTTGAGGCATTTTGTAAGAAGTGTCATGAAGTCGGGGTGGATGGCCTCATCTTGCCCGACCTTCCTATGCAAGAATACCTAGATGAGTACAAGGAAACATTTGACAAGTACGGCCTTCATAATATATTCCTCATTACTCCTCAGACAATACCCGACAGAGTACAACACATCGATAAAAATTCTGCCGGCTTTATTTATATGGTTTCATCAGCTAGTATAACCGGAAGCACATCTGGCATTACACCGCAGATGGAAGACTACTTCAATCGAATAAATGCGATGGGCCTTAAGAATCCACGACTCATTGGTTTTGGTATAAGCGATAGTGAGACATTCACCACTGCATCAAAACATGGTCAAGGTGCAATTATTGGTAGTGCATTCATTCGGGCAATAGAGAATCAAGAAGACCCAGAAGCCTCAGCAAAGCAATTTATAAGAACAGTTTTATCATAA